The region ATCAATGACCAATTCAGGCGCATATTGTTGTGCCCAACTTAAGGCATCGGCCAAAATCATACGCCCTTCGGCGTCCGTATTCAGCACCTCAACCGTCATTCCATTGTGCATACGGATTACATCACCTGGGACATAGGCATTTCCTCCGGGTCGGTTATCGGTGGCTGGCACCAAGCCAATCACATTAAGTGGAAGGTTTAGCCTTGCGATGGCTTGAAAGGTGGCGATAACTGCTGCTGCACCCGACATATCGCACTTCATGTGGTCCATCGAGTCTTTTGTAGGTTTTAAGGATAAGCCACCTGTATCATACACCACCCCTTTCCCGACGAGAACCACTGGTTTTTCGTTTAAAGCATTATCGGGTTGCCATTTAAGAATCATGAACGTAGGTGGCTCTGGACTACCGAGATTTACCGCCAAAAGGCCCCCAAATTTTTCGGACGCAATACGGGCTTTGTCCCAAACCTCAATTTCAAAGCCCCACTTTTTAGCATCAGCACGGGCTTCAGTTGCCAGCATTTCTGGCGTTTTCTCGTTCGGAGACAAATTCACCAAATCACGGGCGCGGCAGACAGCTTCCGCAACCAAAACACCTC is a window of Rhodothermia bacterium DNA encoding:
- a CDS encoding peptidase M17, which encodes MKLQIHVNALQTIGADLLIMPLFEEECPEKPKKWAKKFGNILEAVTKDFLGKKGEIQLLYPSEGKSKRLLLVGMGSAKFVTMEHLRKSLSTAASWVTKVRASKVTLALPECELETQDIAQACIEGLLLALYRFDRYKTTSDGTKPIKQLGVWTKSSLKAVQKGAERGVLVAEAVCRARDLVNLSPNEKTPEMLATEARADAKKWGFEIEVWDKARIASEKFGGLLAVNLGSPEPPTFMILKWQPDNALNEKPVVLVGKGVVYDTGGLSLKPTKDSMDHMKCDMSGAAAVIATFQAIARLNLPLNVIGLVPATDNRPGGNAYVPGDVIRMHNGMTVEVLNTDAEGRMILADALSWAQQYAPELVID